From a region of the Bradyrhizobium diazoefficiens genome:
- a CDS encoding DUF2235 domain-containing protein — MKILRWIERIAHSIGLLLAIVAIVAIGVIIGRPSEKSGNQPNFAGAEQQQKRLAVFLDGTWNSVNSNTNVWRMRALCASKSKDGKPQLVYYEVGVNGFLGGVFGQGLDENIRLAYEWLVENYNDGDEIFIFGFSRGAFTARALAGLVAIDGILKAGSPIGVTELFDRYKKGNEESIWALKEIETSGDTSKLTEQEKWLLKYSQPAKVKVMGVWDTVGSVGVAAGDIPGISRSQFDYLQTGLRIHILNGYHALAIDEHRNDFAPTLWDVRHPKDPKAAIAQPRPLSNVEQRWFVGAHANVGGGYQTDLLAQAPLRWMMKKAESHGLSFRSEVDLDGDGVTAPIADSYKSFGSGLYAMVFPPLYRTIGREPDVREDGSHINVNETIDTSVFKRWRADLTYRPANLVEWAQRKKVDPAQLQTSVRADDPHVGVPDQ; from the coding sequence ATGAAAATTCTGCGATGGATCGAGCGAATCGCACACTCGATCGGGCTTCTTCTTGCCATTGTGGCCATCGTTGCGATTGGAGTGATTATTGGTCGTCCTTCGGAGAAGAGTGGCAATCAGCCGAATTTTGCAGGCGCAGAGCAGCAGCAAAAGCGCCTGGCGGTTTTTCTCGACGGCACCTGGAACAGCGTCAACAGCAATACGAATGTCTGGCGCATGCGGGCGCTGTGCGCCTCGAAAAGTAAGGATGGCAAGCCTCAGCTCGTCTACTATGAGGTTGGGGTCAACGGTTTCCTCGGCGGTGTCTTCGGCCAAGGGCTCGATGAGAACATCCGTCTGGCCTACGAGTGGCTTGTCGAAAACTACAACGACGGCGATGAAATATTCATATTCGGTTTCAGCCGGGGCGCATTTACAGCCAGAGCCTTGGCTGGATTAGTCGCCATCGACGGGATCCTTAAAGCAGGCTCCCCGATCGGGGTGACCGAACTCTTTGATCGCTACAAGAAGGGAAATGAGGAAAGCATCTGGGCATTGAAGGAGATCGAAACGTCCGGAGACACCAGCAAGCTGACAGAGCAAGAAAAGTGGCTGCTCAAATACTCCCAACCGGCCAAGGTGAAGGTAATGGGCGTGTGGGATACCGTCGGTTCCGTCGGAGTGGCGGCCGGGGATATTCCTGGCATTAGCCGTTCCCAGTTCGATTATCTCCAGACAGGATTACGCATCCATATCCTGAACGGCTATCACGCGCTTGCCATCGACGAGCACCGCAACGACTTCGCTCCCACACTCTGGGACGTTCGCCACCCAAAAGATCCGAAGGCGGCCATCGCGCAGCCGCGCCCGCTTTCCAACGTTGAGCAGCGCTGGTTTGTAGGTGCCCATGCAAATGTTGGGGGAGGATATCAGACCGATCTTCTTGCTCAGGCTCCGTTGCGCTGGATGATGAAGAAGGCGGAATCGCACGGACTTTCGTTTCGATCGGAAGTCGATCTGGATGGAGATGGTGTGACAGCGCCGATTGCCGACTCCTATAAATCGTTCGGCTCAGGGTTGTACGCAATGGTTTTTCCGCCTCTTTATCGTACGATAGGCCGAGAACCGGACGTTCGGGAAGACGGAAGCCACATCAACGTCAACGAGACGATCGACACCAGCGTGTTCAAGCGGTGGCGAGCCGATCTAACGTATCGCCCGGCAAACCTTGTCGAATGGGCCCAGCGCAAGAAGGTCGAC